One stretch of Juglans microcarpa x Juglans regia isolate MS1-56 chromosome 3D, Jm3101_v1.0, whole genome shotgun sequence DNA includes these proteins:
- the LOC121254247 gene encoding uncharacterized protein LOC121254247, giving the protein MDLREKLLFTGFFILAAAIDGARADTMVTGTVFCDQCKDGQRSLFDYPFIGIKVTISCADSEGEVTMSREETTNWLGNYVMKFDGAPDLSGCYAQVSGSSSGQGTVDCGAAAGPAQYLRLVFRMFDMEMYAVDPLLAQPAQPMSFCPRSANPVPPSPVTPAVRPPPPFRLPPMPGLPPLPPLPPLPPMPPMPFLEASACPHESWTSPEYRCYWRAVNPDTKVAVVFGLLAGRRYGTDVTLWQGLQGRGEAYRALLREGVTAFLNSYNSLQYPYNTIGVVQRMNWALMGSPRNVLLTALRFTRANSGYGNVTCNFTPCK; this is encoded by the exons ATGGATTTGCGAGAGAAACTCCTTTTTACGGGTTTCTTCATTCTTGCTGCAGCCATTGATGGAGCTCGGGCAGATACTATGGTCACTGGCACTGTCTTCTGTGACCAATGCAAAGATGGCCAGAGATCCCTCTTTGATTACCCATTTAT AGGAATTAAAGTTACAATCTCATGTGCTGACAGTGAAGGGGAGGTCACAATGTCAAGGGAAGAGACTACAAATTGGTTGGGAAACTATGTAATGAAGTTTGATGGTGCCCCGGACTTAAGCGGTTGTTATGCCCAGGTTTCAGGCAGTAGTAGTGGACAAGGTACAGTGGATTGTGGTGCAGCTGCTGGTCCTGCTCAATATCTTAGACTTGTGTTTAGGATGTTTGACATGGAGATGTATGCTGTGGATCCTTTGCTTGCTCAGCCTGCTCAGCCCATGTCATTCTGCCCAAGGTCAGCAAACCCGGTACCGCCCTCACCGGTAACACCAGCTGTAAGGCCTCCTCCACCTTTCAGGCTTCCACCTATGCCTGGACTGCCACCACTTCCTCCATTGCCACCCCTGCCTCCAATGCCACCGATGCCATTCTTGGAAGCTTCGGCTTGTCCACATGA AAGCTGGACAAGTCCGGAGTACAGATGCTACTGGAGGGCTGTGAACCCGGACACAAAGGTTGCTGTTGTTTTCGGTTTGCTCGCAGGTAGAAGATATGGGACAGACGTGACATTGTGGCAAGGCCTGCAAGGGAGAGGAGAGGCGTATAGGGCTCTTCTTAGGGAAGGAGTCACTGCTTTTCTTAACTCTTACAACAGTCTTCAATATCCTTACAATACAATTGGTGTAGTCCAACGCATGAACTGGGCCTTGATGGGATCTCCTCGAAATGTCCTTCTTACTGCTCTGCGATTCACCAGAGCCAATTCTGGTTATGGCAATGTCACCTGCAATTTCACCCCTTGCAAGTAA